Proteins from one Actinobacillus delphinicola genomic window:
- a CDS encoding phage protease codes for MNKQLQYFATSIGEASLQDVDAVINGRIQLFPYGRFYPSDGRVITTDGWVLDDTNGYTLADAINNRAVQLMIDYEHQTLHIKENGRGNPAAGWMINAEYRPFEGLFANVKWTTTAHAQIKNKEYRYISPLFLADEKGYVQEVVNAALTNRPALHLLDEAVAFSELNTNPRPFKTQSQGEPMDFKKELLALLGLKAEATDDEATVALAALNAQINSSLIPLNKVYAELATQKAVALSAQTAAQTVDPAKYVSVSAMQTVQTELNQLKEQVAADKASALIQTALSDGRLLPAQKSWAENLAKTNLTALSDYLATTTPNKALTQSQTAGMSENATPKAVALSEVEMATAYALGLTEQEYIEHYKQGAK; via the coding sequence ATGAACAAGCAATTACAGTATTTCGCTACCTCTATTGGTGAGGCGAGTTTACAAGACGTTGATGCAGTCATAAATGGACGTATTCAATTATTTCCCTATGGGCGATTTTATCCTAGTGATGGTCGAGTCATTACTACTGATGGCTGGGTACTCGACGATACCAACGGTTACACGTTAGCAGATGCCATTAATAACCGTGCAGTACAGTTGATGATTGACTATGAACATCAAACCTTACATATCAAAGAAAACGGCCGTGGAAATCCCGCTGCTGGTTGGATGATTAACGCAGAGTACCGCCCCTTTGAAGGGCTGTTTGCTAATGTGAAGTGGACGACAACTGCCCACGCTCAAATTAAAAACAAAGAGTACCGTTACATTTCGCCGCTCTTTTTAGCAGATGAAAAAGGCTATGTGCAAGAAGTAGTTAATGCGGCGTTAACTAATCGTCCAGCCTTACATTTGCTTGATGAGGCAGTAGCCTTCTCAGAGCTAAACACTAACCCTCGACCTTTTAAAACTCAATCACAAGGAGAACCAATGGATTTTAAGAAAGAATTGTTGGCGTTGCTTGGCTTGAAAGCTGAGGCAACCGATGACGAGGCAACAGTCGCACTAGCGGCGTTAAACGCGCAAATTAATAGCAGTTTAATCCCATTAAACAAAGTTTACGCTGAGCTTGCGACACAAAAAGCGGTAGCGTTATCTGCACAAACGGCAGCACAAACTGTTGATCCTGCGAAGTACGTTTCAGTTTCTGCGATGCAAACCGTACAAACTGAATTAAACCAGTTGAAAGAACAAGTCGCAGCCGATAAGGCGAGTGCACTCATTCAAACTGCACTATCAGATGGTCGATTGTTGCCTGCACAGAAATCATGGGCTGAGAATTTAGCAAAAACGAATTTAACAGCTTTAAGTGATTATTTAGCCACAACAACGCCAAATAAAGCTTTAACCCAATCACAAACTGCAGGAATGTCAGAAAACGCCACGCCAAAAGCAGTAGCCTTGTCTGAGGTAGAGATGGCTACAGCATACGCATTAGGGTTAACTGAGCAAGAATATATCGAACACTATAAACAAGGAGCAAAATAA
- a CDS encoding Mu-like prophage major head subunit gpT family protein, producing MAFKKSELLELLDKAFYKEFSEGLDSVKPQWNQVAMLVASNTKMNTYGFLSKFPKMREWVGERQLQSMRAQGMTLENKLFETTVDIPRVDIEDDQVGLFMPMVRQAGQSAAELPDDLVFGLLSEGKTTDCYDGKKFFATDHPVYEKVDGTGTESAQSNLTTGSDSQVPAFYLFDTSKSIKPLIWQERTKPEILAKFDPARSDKVFMEDVYLWGVRARGNAGFGFWQLAHRVEQAELTVENVMKALATMQTLKGDGGKMLNIRPNVLLVPPALEHAARQLCEAELINGSSNILKGRLTVIVSPLIEEK from the coding sequence ATGGCGTTCAAGAAATCGGAATTATTAGAGCTTTTGGATAAAGCTTTTTACAAAGAATTTTCTGAGGGGTTAGATTCCGTTAAACCACAATGGAACCAAGTGGCAATGTTAGTGGCATCGAATACTAAAATGAATACTTACGGTTTTTTAAGTAAATTTCCAAAGATGCGTGAGTGGGTTGGAGAACGCCAGTTACAGTCAATGCGAGCACAAGGTATGACACTTGAAAATAAGCTTTTTGAAACAACTGTAGACATTCCACGTGTAGATATTGAAGACGATCAGGTCGGCTTATTCATGCCAATGGTGCGTCAAGCTGGACAAAGTGCAGCGGAATTACCAGACGATCTCGTGTTTGGTTTGTTAAGTGAGGGTAAAACTACTGATTGTTACGATGGCAAGAAATTCTTTGCTACCGATCACCCTGTTTACGAAAAAGTAGACGGGACAGGTACGGAAAGCGCACAAAGTAACTTAACTACAGGTAGTGACAGCCAAGTCCCAGCGTTTTATTTATTTGATACCAGTAAGTCAATTAAACCGCTTATTTGGCAGGAACGCACCAAACCTGAAATTCTCGCCAAATTCGACCCTGCACGCTCCGATAAAGTTTTTATGGAAGATGTGTACTTATGGGGTGTGCGTGCCCGCGGTAATGCAGGATTTGGATTTTGGCAACTCGCTCACCGTGTAGAGCAAGCGGAACTCACTGTCGAAAACGTGATGAAGGCTCTTGCTACAATGCAAACTTTAAAAGGTGATGGCGGCAAAATGCTCAATATTCGTCCAAATGTATTACTTGTACCACCTGCATTAGAGCATGCTGCTCGCCAATTATGCGAGGCAGAGCTTATCAATGGCAGTAGCAATATTTTAAAAGGACGTTTAACTGTAATTGTTTCCCCTCTTATTGAGGAAAAGTAA
- a CDS encoding OmpH family outer membrane protein, whose protein sequence is METLKPNAVTVDDLLNPVDFKNVESLKKAQTRLKIRLTKKSNELKKLQENTEMNIPELNQLIQIAQKEINVIEQALERVKSKLTELNQATSEREVAEVEPETSPNTTETLETSGPNSDPRQLKGKQGPCRYSYLGESSNPTGYLRTYANGETESLPYAEEAHEATYISDNYLYEADGSYKLLGSDTYYDSATNRLWNAEKGWFTVDQLD, encoded by the coding sequence GTGGAAACACTTAAACCTAATGCGGTAACTGTGGACGACCTTTTAAATCCAGTGGATTTTAAAAACGTTGAGAGTCTTAAAAAAGCTCAAACACGCCTTAAAATCCGTTTAACTAAGAAGAGTAACGAATTGAAAAAATTACAGGAAAACACTGAAATGAATATTCCAGAATTAAACCAACTAATCCAAATCGCTCAAAAAGAAATTAATGTCATCGAACAAGCTCTTGAACGTGTTAAATCCAAACTAACCGAGTTAAACCAAGCAACTTCAGAGCGTGAAGTAGCAGAAGTTGAACCTGAAACTTCACCAAATACTACAGAAACATTAGAAACATCAGGACCAAACAGCGACCCACGCCAACTAAAAGGTAAGCAAGGCCCGTGTCGATATTCTTATCTTGGAGAATCGTCAAATCCGACTGGCTATTTAAGAACTTATGCCAATGGAGAAACTGAAAGTTTACCATATGCAGAGGAGGCTCATGAGGCAACGTATATTTCTGACAACTACCTTTATGAGGCAGACGGAAGTTATAAACTTTTAGGATCTGACACCTACTATGATTCAGCGACGAACCGTTTATGGAACGCCGAAAAGGGTTGGTTTACCGTCGACCAACTTGATTAA
- a CDS encoding gp436 family protein has product MYLYCNKTDLIRTFGEMEINHIAADDDNAIEKAIADASAEMDLYLASRYKLPLSKGFAVLNRIACDMARYYLYNSLDTESTVYIRYQQRLKQLQGIANGTLALTNEETGDKPSGEAVVFVDVGSKVFHR; this is encoded by the coding sequence ATGTATTTGTATTGCAATAAGACAGATTTAATCCGTACTTTTGGTGAAATGGAAATCAACCACATCGCTGCTGATGATGACAATGCCATTGAGAAAGCGATTGCCGATGCCAGTGCGGAAATGGATTTATATTTGGCAAGCCGTTATAAGCTACCACTTTCCAAAGGCTTTGCTGTTCTAAATCGTATTGCCTGCGATATGGCTCGATACTATTTATACAACTCGCTTGATACAGAAAGCACGGTTTATATCCGCTACCAGCAACGCTTAAAACAACTGCAAGGCATTGCTAATGGCACGCTTGCACTTACAAACGAAGAAACAGGCGATAAGCCGTCAGGTGAGGCGGTAGTTTTTGTGGATGTTGGCAGTAAGGTATTTCATCGATGA
- a CDS encoding phage tail terminator protein encodes MTNYLMAGELIAQRLREQVPEFKDVLKGGNLGQISRHAQRTPVAYVLYRGDNLSSDVNARGQACHVQSISQEWLVVIAVNLMEKNNLYTDSDQRAGELIDKTLKALMGVKLTPDAKPLYRSSRGVPVDYVDGWAYYSFIFHFDFIMRNQ; translated from the coding sequence ATGACGAATTATTTAATGGCAGGTGAACTTATTGCACAACGTTTACGGGAGCAGGTACCAGAGTTTAAAGATGTACTAAAAGGTGGAAATTTGGGCCAGATTTCACGCCATGCTCAACGAACACCTGTTGCTTATGTGTTATATCGTGGCGATAACCTTTCCAGTGATGTTAATGCTCGAGGACAGGCGTGCCATGTGCAAAGTATTTCTCAAGAGTGGCTTGTAGTAATTGCGGTCAACTTAATGGAGAAAAACAACCTATACACGGATAGCGACCAACGAGCAGGTGAGTTAATTGACAAAACTCTGAAAGCGTTAATGGGGGTAAAACTCACCCCTGACGCTAAACCGTTGTACCGTTCTTCTCGTGGCGTGCCTGTGGATTACGTGGACGGATGGGCATATTACAGTTTTATTTTTCATTTTGATTTCATTATGCGTAACCAATAG
- a CDS encoding phage tail tube protein, with protein MRQETYSYGQGRVLVANRLPNGQPGPFRWVGDVSELSIALTVEDFTHKESYSGNRLEVRKIITSKSGELTCKFHEMSTENLSLMLLGKTQLTEAGEATEIALPETIAANDVISLQHQNISNVKIPTLTENTDFVVDSTFGTITFLKPQTSFTKKASYHYGAVSSVALLNDQPVDLFLRFEGVNLAEKNEWNLVEIYKVNFNPTDALSLINNDNNLDALTGKAKILADTTKVASDALGRFGRMVKIKK; from the coding sequence ATGCGCCAAGAAACTTATTCCTACGGACAAGGACGTGTACTCGTTGCAAACCGTTTACCGAATGGTCAACCTGGACCGTTTCGCTGGGTAGGCGATGTGTCGGAGCTTTCTATCGCTTTAACTGTGGAAGACTTCACCCACAAGGAATCGTACAGTGGTAACCGACTCGAAGTACGTAAAATTATTACCAGCAAAAGTGGCGAATTAACTTGTAAATTTCACGAAATGAGTACGGAAAACCTATCGCTAATGTTACTCGGTAAAACCCAGTTAACCGAGGCAGGCGAGGCAACCGAAATTGCTTTACCTGAAACCATCGCTGCTAATGATGTGATTTCGTTACAACACCAAAACATTTCTAATGTGAAAATTCCGACCTTGACGGAAAACACGGATTTTGTAGTAGATAGCACCTTCGGCACCATTACCTTTTTAAAACCACAGACAAGCTTTACCAAAAAAGCTAGCTACCATTACGGTGCGGTGTCTAGCGTTGCACTGTTAAATGACCAGCCTGTGGATTTATTCCTACGTTTTGAAGGTGTGAACTTAGCAGAAAAGAACGAATGGAATTTAGTAGAAATTTACAAAGTGAATTTCAACCCAACGGATGCCCTAAGTCTTATCAATAATGATAACAATTTGGATGCATTGACAGGTAAAGCCAAAATCCTAGCAGATACCACAAAAGTGGCAAGTGATGCCCTTGGACGCTTTGGACGAATGGTAAAAATTAAAAAATAG
- a CDS encoding DUF6631 family protein yields MNKLDDNNDELAILFPTQSVEINGETVEVKEYTLGEQLKYHAKFQPFINALRESLSREQAEFNLDTLMACLSTHYDNVLELVALSIHKSVDYVKGIQGEAADNLLLAWWAVNSDFFTRKAVMPLLETLAKQRPAGATS; encoded by the coding sequence ATGAACAAACTTGATGACAACAATGACGAACTCGCCATTTTATTCCCTACGCAAAGCGTAGAAATCAACGGCGAAACGGTGGAAGTGAAAGAATATACCTTAGGTGAACAGTTGAAGTATCACGCAAAATTCCAGCCTTTCATTAATGCCTTGCGCGAAAGCCTTAGCCGCGAGCAGGCGGAATTTAACCTTGATACGTTGATGGCCTGTTTAAGTACACATTACGACAATGTGCTGGAACTGGTGGCGTTATCCATTCACAAGTCAGTGGATTATGTGAAAGGTATTCAGGGCGAGGCTGCAGACAACCTCTTGTTAGCGTGGTGGGCGGTGAACAGTGATTTTTTTACCCGCAAAGCAGTAATGCCATTACTGGAAACGCTAGCCAAGCAACGACCAGCTGGGGCGACATCATAA